A window of the Oncorhynchus gorbuscha isolate QuinsamMale2020 ecotype Even-year unplaced genomic scaffold, OgorEven_v1.0 Un_scaffold_5724, whole genome shotgun sequence genome harbors these coding sequences:
- the LOC124029173 gene encoding multifunctional procollagen lysine hydroxylase and glycosyltransferase LH3-like: MFVSNRDEFGRLVSSSNYNTSRLHPDMWQIFDNPLDWKEKYIHENYSKIFEDNQTIVEQPCPDVYWFPSFTDRMCDDLVETMEDFGEWSGGRHTDERLAGGYENVPTVDIHMNQIGFEKEWLKFLKEYISPVTEKLYPGYFPKVHADTC; this comes from the exons ATGTTTGTGTCTAATCGTGATGAGTTTGGTCGTCTGGTCTCCTCCTCCAACTACAACACCAGCAGACTTCATCCGGACATGTGGCAGATCTTTGACAACCCtctg gactggaaggagaagtatatcCATGAAAACTACTCTAAGATCTTTGAAGACAACCAGACCATCGTGGAGCAGCCGTGTCCTGATGTGTACTGGTTCCCATCCTTTACAGACAGGATGTGTGATGATCTGGTGGAAACCATGGAAGACTTTGGAGAATGGAGTGGAGGAAGACATACG GATGAGCGTCTTGCAGGGGGCTATGAGAACGTCCCTACAGTAGATATTCATATGAACCAGATTGGCTTTGAGAAGGAGTGGCTCAAGTTCCTAAAAGAATACATCAGCCCTGTTACTGAGAAACTCTACCCAGGCTACTTCCCCAAGGTACACGCAGACACATGTTAG